The proteins below are encoded in one region of Buttiauxella gaviniae:
- a CDS encoding YheU family protein: MMIPWQDLPPETLDNLIESFVLREGTDYGEQERSLEQKVADVKRQLQSGEAVLVWSELHETVNIMARGQFRG, translated from the coding sequence ATGATGATTCCATGGCAAGATCTCCCTCCCGAAACGCTTGATAATCTGATTGAATCCTTTGTATTACGGGAAGGTACAGATTATGGTGAACAAGAGCGCTCGCTGGAGCAAAAGGTGGCGGATGTTAAGCGCCAACTGCAAAGCGGTGAGGCTGTGCTGGTATGGTCGGAGCTGCACGAAACGGTGAATATCATGGCTCGCGGGCAATTTCGCGGCTAG
- a CDS encoding phosphoribulokinase yields MSAKHPVIAVTGSSGAGTTTTSLAFRKIFQQLNLRAAEVEGDSFHRFTRPEMDMAIRKARDLGRHISYFGPEANDFGLLEQTFIEYGKSGQGKSRKYLHTYDEAVPWNQIPGTFTPWQPLPEPTDVLFYEGLHGGVVTPQHDVANAVDLLVGVVPIVNLEWIQKLVRDTSERGHSREAVMDSVVRSMDDYINYITPQFSRTHINFQRVPTVDTSNPFAARGIPSLDESFVVIHFRGLDDIDFPYLLAMLQGSFISHINTLVVPGGKMGLAMELIMTPLVKRLAEGRNINNQGG; encoded by the coding sequence ATGTCAGCCAAACATCCGGTTATTGCCGTAACAGGTTCCAGCGGTGCAGGAACGACAACCACCAGCCTTGCGTTCCGTAAAATCTTCCAACAACTCAATCTCCGTGCAGCCGAAGTTGAAGGTGACAGCTTCCATCGTTTCACGCGCCCTGAAATGGATATGGCGATTCGTAAAGCCCGCGACCTGGGGCGCCATATCAGTTACTTCGGCCCGGAAGCCAACGACTTCGGTTTACTTGAGCAAACGTTCATTGAATACGGGAAAAGCGGGCAAGGTAAATCGCGCAAGTATCTGCATACTTATGATGAAGCCGTTCCCTGGAACCAAATCCCCGGCACCTTTACGCCGTGGCAGCCCCTCCCTGAACCTACCGATGTGCTGTTTTATGAAGGTTTGCATGGCGGAGTGGTAACGCCTCAGCACGACGTGGCCAATGCCGTCGATTTACTGGTAGGCGTGGTGCCGATCGTAAACCTGGAGTGGATACAAAAACTGGTGCGTGACACCAGCGAGCGTGGGCATTCTCGAGAAGCGGTAATGGACTCCGTAGTACGCTCGATGGACGATTACATCAACTACATCACCCCGCAGTTTTCCCGCACGCATATAAACTTCCAGCGCGTTCCAACGGTTGATACCTCTAACCCATTTGCAGCTCGTGGCATTCCATCGCTGGATGAGAGTTTTGTTGTGATTCATTTCCGCGGTCTGGATGACATCGACTTTCCGTATCTGCTCGCTATGTTGCAGGGCTCATTTATTTCACACATCAATACATTAGTGGTGCCGGGCGGCAAAATGGGGCTGGCAATGGAATTGATTATGACGCCGTTGGTTAAGCGTCTGGCAGAAGGTCGAAATATCAATAATCAGGGCGGCTAA
- a CDS encoding OsmC family protein: MQARVKWVEGLTFLGESASGHQILMDGNSGDKAPSPMEMVLMAAGGCSAIDVVSILQKGRYNVTDCEVKLTSERREEAPRLFTHINLHFIVTGIDLKDNAVSRAVDLSAEKYCSVALMLEKAVSITHSYEVIEG; encoded by the coding sequence ATGCAAGCACGTGTGAAGTGGGTTGAAGGGTTAACCTTTCTTGGAGAGTCCGCTTCAGGACACCAGATTTTGATGGACGGTAATTCTGGCGATAAAGCGCCGAGTCCGATGGAAATGGTGCTGATGGCCGCGGGGGGCTGTAGCGCAATCGACGTGGTTTCTATTTTGCAAAAAGGTCGTTATAACGTGACGGATTGCGAAGTTAAACTGACCTCCGAGCGCCGCGAAGAGGCACCGCGTCTGTTTACGCATATCAATCTGCATTTCATCGTGACGGGCATCGATTTGAAAGATAACGCGGTTTCCCGCGCGGTGGATTTGTCTGCTGAGAAATACTGCTCTGTTGCATTGATGCTGGAGAAAGCAGTAAGCATCACCCACAGCTATGAAGTCATTGAAGGCTAG